One stretch of Aquimarina sp. Aq107 DNA includes these proteins:
- the pbpC gene encoding penicillin-binding protein 1C, with the protein MKKHPKRFVLIGVFLIWYYFSLPKPLFDDPTATVLETRSGELLGAKIAKDGQWRFPETDSVSKKFEHCILAFEDQQFYNHFGFNPVSMVEAVSENIKAGKIVRGGSTITQQVIRLARKGKKRTYFEKLIELVLATRLEFGASKKEILRLYASNAPFGGNVVGIDMASWRYFGLPAHQLSWSESATLAVLPNAPSLIYPGKNQIQLLRKRNRLLKTLLEQEVIDSLTYELSINESLPQKPYRLPQETPHLLDRVAYTNRGQRVRTTINRSLQQRVNQLVGQHYTLLRQNEVHNIAVLVLDVETREVMSYVGNSPTDKIHQKDVDVIRAARSTGSTLKPLLYAAMMDKGELLPEQLVSDVPTVIAGYSPMNYDETFSGAVSASSALARSLNIPAVRLLQKYGLQRFRDELSVFKIKDLKYSADHYGLSLIVGGAEGNLWDLCKTYAGFSGTLNHYENSSSEYFTNEFTEPIVIANEKVDFGKKVKQKPVVGAGSIWLTFESMKKVNRPQGDEAWEFYDSSREIAWKTGTSFGNRDAWAIGASKDYVVGVWIGNADGEGRPDLTGLNSAAPLLFDVVNLLPNSDWFPIPYDDLVMTKVCTKSGFLASKECPVKDFYIPLAGTKTKPCPYHQLVHLDPVKEYRVNSSCESVDRMIHQPWFVLPPLQAYYYKNKHADYRSLPPFRSDCRTDLLASMAFIFPKGNSSVYLPKGFDGKINDVVLKIAHTKPETRVFWYIDDHFVGVTKQFHEMPVQPSPGKHVITVLDENGKELKKKIEIKE; encoded by the coding sequence GTGAAGAAGCATCCTAAGAGATTTGTTCTTATTGGAGTTTTTCTTATTTGGTATTATTTTTCCTTACCAAAACCATTATTTGATGATCCGACGGCAACCGTTTTAGAAACCAGATCAGGTGAGTTATTAGGTGCTAAAATTGCAAAGGATGGACAATGGAGATTTCCCGAAACTGATAGCGTATCTAAAAAGTTTGAACATTGCATTCTAGCATTTGAAGATCAACAATTTTATAATCATTTCGGTTTTAATCCAGTTTCGATGGTTGAAGCTGTTAGTGAAAATATAAAAGCAGGCAAAATAGTTAGAGGTGGAAGCACGATTACTCAACAGGTCATAAGGCTTGCTCGAAAAGGGAAAAAGAGGACCTATTTCGAGAAATTGATAGAGTTAGTTTTGGCCACAAGATTAGAGTTTGGAGCTTCTAAAAAGGAGATTTTAAGATTATATGCTTCCAATGCTCCTTTTGGAGGTAATGTTGTAGGGATCGATATGGCTTCTTGGAGATATTTTGGGTTACCTGCTCATCAATTATCTTGGTCAGAAAGTGCAACTTTAGCAGTTTTACCTAATGCTCCATCATTAATTTATCCTGGAAAAAACCAGATACAACTATTACGTAAAAGAAATAGGTTACTTAAGACTTTATTAGAACAAGAAGTTATTGATTCTCTAACTTATGAGTTATCTATAAACGAATCTTTGCCTCAAAAACCATATCGTCTTCCGCAAGAAACACCACATTTATTAGATCGGGTTGCTTACACTAATAGAGGGCAAAGAGTGCGGACGACTATAAATAGATCTTTGCAACAAAGAGTGAATCAATTAGTAGGACAACACTATACATTGTTACGCCAAAATGAAGTACATAATATAGCGGTATTGGTACTAGATGTTGAAACTAGAGAAGTGATGAGTTATGTAGGTAATTCACCAACAGATAAGATTCATCAAAAAGATGTAGATGTTATTAGAGCTGCAAGGAGTACAGGAAGTACACTCAAGCCCTTGTTATATGCCGCTATGATGGATAAAGGCGAATTGTTACCTGAGCAACTGGTATCTGATGTGCCTACTGTAATTGCTGGATATAGTCCTATGAATTATGATGAAACTTTTAGTGGAGCAGTGTCCGCTAGTAGTGCTTTAGCAAGATCTTTAAACATACCTGCGGTGCGATTATTACAAAAATATGGATTACAGCGTTTTCGAGATGAACTAAGTGTGTTTAAGATCAAAGACCTTAAGTATAGTGCAGATCATTATGGTCTATCATTAATTGTTGGAGGGGCAGAAGGTAATCTTTGGGATTTATGTAAAACGTACGCTGGATTCTCTGGGACGCTTAATCATTATGAAAACTCTTCTAGTGAATATTTCACCAATGAATTTACAGAACCAATTGTTATAGCAAATGAAAAAGTCGATTTCGGTAAAAAAGTAAAACAAAAACCGGTTGTAGGAGCAGGTAGTATCTGGTTAACTTTTGAATCTATGAAAAAAGTTAATCGTCCTCAAGGAGATGAAGCTTGGGAATTTTATGATTCATCACGAGAAATTGCTTGGAAAACAGGAACTAGTTTTGGAAATAGAGACGCTTGGGCTATAGGAGCAAGCAAAGATTATGTAGTAGGAGTATGGATTGGTAATGCAGATGGAGAAGGAAGACCAGATCTTACCGGATTAAACTCGGCAGCACCTTTGTTATTCGATGTGGTGAATCTATTACCTAATTCTGATTGGTTTCCGATACCCTATGATGATTTAGTCATGACTAAGGTTTGTACTAAAAGCGGTTTTTTAGCATCAAAAGAATGTCCGGTTAAAGATTTCTATATTCCTTTGGCTGGAACCAAAACCAAACCTTGTCCATATCATCAATTAGTTCACTTAGACCCTGTAAAAGAATACAGAGTGAATTCTTCCTGTGAATCTGTAGATCGGATGATACATCAACCTTGGTTTGTGTTACCACCTTTGCAAGCGTATTATTATAAAAATAAACATGCAGATTATAGATCTTTACCTCCTTTTAGGTCCGATTGTAGAACTGATTTATTGGCAAGTATGGCTTTTATTTTTCCTAAAGGTAATAGTAGTGTTTATCTACCTAAAGGGTTTGATGGTAAAATAAACGATGTAGTTTTAAAAATTGCTCACACAAAACCAGAGACAAGAGTGTTTTGGTATATCGATGATCATTTTGTGGGAGTTACTAAGCAGTTTCATGAAATGCCTGTGCAGCCAAGTCCGGGAAAACATGTTATAACTGTGTTAGACGAAAATGGGAAAGAGTTAAAAAAGAAAATAGAGATAAAAGAATAA
- a CDS encoding response regulator — protein sequence MKKNPVYIFFVIIFSLPSFSQEKPLFEKIDTLDVLLRTSEKLRVSNDMYASLEYAFKVVNYAQDLGHNHYLSHGYLLMGTVQYEIIDYENATKNFLKSLEYTEKTKNKVLLPYVLNSLANVYYDGNNDYENALKYYKRAVKLGKGNPHIQQYQIPLHNLIWTYMDLDRFDEASMYLREADSIDSTIPDSVQTDRSSLYLLRARNYAHNNNIIKAEQNFDKSFEYLRDETYWPKGKSYFYRYRSEMYEKIGDYTKAINDLKLLNENDQKVFENARSKTDETTKMRFKVDQYEQELAIAKREKDLLLDIDKNNKKIIFISTTALLLLAGIVFFYYRGYRSKKKISEILEFKNLELSEAKSQAEQLSKIKSQFISTISHELRTPLYGVVGISSILLENDTKSEKDKKLINSLKFSADYLLDLVNKVLKISKIDSEEKELIKTPTDLFSLSQNILQSFEYQSHKKENTLILDYNHSIPKLLYIDALRISEVLINLIGNAIKFTQKGKIWLRIKLLSTTDKTVTIRLEVEDTGTGIPEDQKDYIFEEFSQVGSVYDNKQGTGLGLSIVKNLVQVMGTQIHFESKKNIGSLFYFDLELDVAESLNDLNNESENKESATNISAKILVAEDNKINQLVTKNLLKNIGCSCIMAENGIEAVQTLKRESFDLILMDINMPVMDGVQATLEIRQFDTTTPIIALTASELSEVSDECKKAGMNDLINKPLNKEDLRNCIAKHHK from the coding sequence TTGAAAAAAAATCCAGTATATATATTTTTTGTAATTATTTTTTCACTTCCCTCTTTCTCACAAGAAAAGCCTCTATTTGAGAAAATTGACACTTTAGATGTTTTACTGAGAACTTCAGAGAAACTAAGAGTCTCTAATGATATGTATGCATCATTAGAATACGCTTTTAAAGTGGTTAATTATGCTCAGGATTTAGGTCATAACCATTATTTATCACATGGATATTTATTAATGGGAACCGTACAATACGAAATCATCGATTATGAAAATGCTACCAAAAACTTTCTAAAGTCATTAGAATATACAGAAAAAACAAAAAATAAAGTTCTTTTACCATATGTACTTAATAGTTTAGCAAATGTATATTACGATGGTAACAATGACTATGAGAATGCCTTAAAATATTATAAAAGAGCCGTCAAACTAGGAAAAGGAAATCCTCATATCCAACAATACCAGATACCGTTACATAATCTAATATGGACATATATGGATCTAGACAGGTTCGATGAAGCTTCTATGTATTTAAGAGAAGCTGATAGTATTGACAGTACAATTCCAGATAGTGTGCAAACAGATCGAAGTTCGCTTTACCTCTTAAGAGCGAGAAATTATGCTCATAACAACAACATCATAAAAGCAGAGCAAAACTTCGATAAATCCTTCGAATACTTAAGAGATGAAACGTATTGGCCAAAAGGAAAAAGTTATTTCTATAGATATAGATCAGAGATGTACGAAAAGATAGGTGATTATACAAAAGCAATTAATGACCTAAAGTTATTGAATGAAAATGATCAGAAAGTTTTTGAAAATGCAAGATCCAAAACCGATGAGACCACCAAAATGAGGTTTAAAGTAGATCAATACGAACAAGAGCTAGCAATAGCAAAAAGAGAGAAAGACTTATTATTAGATATAGATAAAAATAACAAAAAGATTATTTTTATTTCCACTACAGCACTTTTATTATTAGCGGGCATAGTTTTCTTCTATTACAGAGGATATCGATCAAAGAAAAAAATCTCGGAAATATTAGAATTTAAGAATCTAGAACTATCCGAAGCTAAATCTCAAGCAGAACAATTAAGTAAAATCAAATCTCAATTTATTTCTACTATTAGCCATGAACTGCGAACTCCTCTATATGGAGTGGTAGGTATTTCCTCCATTTTACTTGAAAATGATACTAAATCAGAGAAAGATAAAAAGTTAATTAATTCACTTAAATTCTCAGCTGACTATTTACTTGATTTAGTGAATAAAGTTTTAAAGATTAGTAAAATTGATTCGGAAGAAAAAGAACTTATCAAAACACCAACAGATCTTTTTTCATTGTCTCAGAACATACTACAATCTTTTGAATATCAATCTCATAAAAAAGAAAACACCTTAATTCTAGATTATAATCACAGCATTCCAAAATTACTTTACATAGACGCTTTAAGAATCTCTGAGGTTTTAATCAACCTAATCGGAAATGCAATTAAATTTACCCAGAAAGGAAAGATTTGGCTTAGGATTAAGTTATTGTCAACTACTGATAAAACCGTTACCATCAGATTAGAAGTAGAGGATACTGGGACTGGTATACCCGAAGATCAAAAAGATTATATTTTCGAAGAATTTTCTCAAGTAGGAAGTGTTTATGATAATAAACAAGGAACCGGTTTAGGACTTTCCATTGTTAAAAACCTTGTTCAAGTAATGGGTACTCAAATTCATTTCGAAAGTAAAAAAAACATAGGGTCTCTATTTTATTTTGATTTAGAATTAGACGTTGCCGAAAGCTTAAATGACCTAAACAACGAATCCGAAAATAAGGAAAGTGCAACTAATATTTCTGCAAAGATTCTTGTTGCGGAAGACAATAAAATCAATCAATTAGTAACTAAAAACTTGCTTAAGAATATTGGGTGTAGTTGTATAATGGCGGAAAATGGAATAGAAGCTGTACAAACTCTAAAGAGAGAATCTTTTGATTTAATTTTAATGGATATTAACATGCCCGTTATGGATGGAGTTCAAGCAACATTAGAAATTAGGCAATTTGACACTACTACGCCAATAATTGCATTGACAGCTTCAGAGCTTAGTGAAGTCTCTGACGAGTGTAAAAAGGCAGGAATGAATGATCTTATCAATAAACCATTAAACAAAGAAGACCTAAGAAACTGTATTGCAAAACATCATAAATAA